TCCGCGTCCATCTACTTCCTCTCCTTTAGATTCAACCCTAACATCATCGACCGTCACGATAACCAGACAGGAATCCAGTGCATTCCAGGATCACTGAATCCTTCGATTGTGGATGTTAGCCTGTTCCTGGAAGCTCGCAAGGCATGCTGGACACGATCTTCTTGTAGCTCTTTACATACCTTCGAATATTTTTTCGGTGAACCGGTAAATTCTGTTGTAAAACGTTTCTATATCTTGAAACAACTGGTCAAAGAAATCTAGATGTCTAAATGATAAATACATCtgttaataaacaaataattgATCAGCTTAATATaacaaatatgaaaattattaatacgaagatacaaatttaaaacgCTAGAAAATGAACGACAGTTTGTCTGTGTGATTAGAAGTATCCAACGTGTATGTAACTACAGATATTTATCGCTCGTTGCCCAGGAAGTAAAAGCTTCTTAGCTGAGAGTCTCGGTTAAACGACGTTTAACAATCGCTTGACGACGACGTATATTGATTTAGCGTCATCTGTTCATCATGTTACGTCGTAAGGACGCCAACGTATCAGGGCCGCATACAAGAGACCGGATAGTCAAGTCGCAAACATCGTATTGTGtcatttcttctttcctcttgCCAGTATACCCCTCTCAACTTCCTCTTTGTACATACAGCCAGTCGAACGTTAGGAGTTCCTCACATTGATAACAATTTTGCTTAcctaaataatataaacaattctttaatattatatttgttaCAAGTAATTCAAACAAGCAGCTACCAAGCCAGctacaatttcaaattaatagaGCATAAGCATAGCTACCTTGATTTCTATCATACTACTTCATATCGTTGAGAATGTACCTTTAACTCTGATTGGATGGACACGAAGGGTTTTAGGAAAGGGAAGTGTCAGTCATCCGTTTGTCACGGTGGCACAAGTAGCTTGCTGGCACCAGGGAACCAGCAGACGTTTGAGGGATTTATGGCTTTCCCGCCACGTCGACGTCAACGTCGACGAATCGATACGTCTTATTTCTGGCGTCaggcttttttttttaaccgatACAATCCGTTGGTCCCGTATCTCGAGGACATCGAGTGGACACGAGCTGTCGACATGTCGAACTGCTCGTCACGTAACGTTGCGTGACGTCACGAAAGCTCGTAGTTACTAGGGTAGCAACGACGGGTAGTAGATGAATTTATGGCTCCCTCACCGACGCTTTGCTTCGCGCGTCGCTGGCTACCCTCGACCGCAGCATCTGAAAAATAAGGAAGCTTTTCTCAGAAAGAAATCACGTCTCGATGATTCGTCCTGATAGAACGGTTCTCTCGAGAGACGTCAACGGATGTCAGTTGTCCATCAAAAGATCGTCAATGACGTCATTCTGAGACAAGCCTACCAGGATTACAGCCCCGGGGTAGATTTACGACCGAAAGCAACAGGTGGTTGCCTGGAGGTATATTTCATCTAGGGGTGGATACCAAGGGGCGTGTTTTGTTGCCGAGGATCAATAAATTCAAGTTCTCGCACAAATCAAGTTCCCATTCAACAGAAAACTGAATATCGTTaagattgttttttctttatgCACATGCATTATTTAAGGATTGATTTTATAGCAATATAAATTGTAAGTAGCGATTGAATGACTTAACTCCACGAGAACAAGCGACTGGTACTACTATCGTTACAAAAATGGAGGGAAACTGGATTCTGCGTGCGAGAGAATTCATCCCTCCGAGACCTGTTGCTCATGGTTGGTCGTAAATTCAAGCCGTGGATGTTGTCCTGATGAAAAGCGTGTGTTTGACGTCTTTATGACATGAAACTGACGTTAAATCGATACCGAAGCACGCAAACGTTGGCTGCTTGAAATCAGAATCCCTTTGTAACACAATATTCATCGAATGAATCATACACCATCTAAGATCGTGTATTACTCTATCTTTTGTTCATACAGTAGCAGTAATTAGTTTCCAATTACCTTCGACGATTAATTATATAGTAAATTATAGCTCGAGATAATTCTGATGACTTACGTCCACTTGATTATCTTCATCCAATAAGATATCTACAACATAATATTTGAAGTATCGTTTCTGGCTTCTGCTTAACATCAAGACGTAATTTGTAATTACTTTCAAAGCATTTACCTATAAATGACATATGTGTGCAAGTGAAGCGTACTCAAAGGGGTTTATTGATTTAACGTCAAATTTGTCGAGACATGACGACCATGACGTGTCAACGTAACAGGATAGTATCTAAAGTTGAAATAGTATCGATTCACCAATACATATTGTTGCGACTCGATATTTTTTTGACGCGTAGTAACGGAACAAACGGAGACAACAATAAGACACGTAACGTCTGAAAAATATCAGGCCACCATCACTCGGCGGTGTTTGTCCGGGCATAAAAGAAAGCAGCGAAGAATCGCGAGGAACCTGGACCACATCTGAAGGTAGATTATCGATTTTCTGTCATCTTCCTACGTTTACGACATCTCATCGCGTTTCGATGCTACCAGGAACGTATCAGTATGTTACGTTTGTTTATTTCATCTACCCGCGTTGATCCATAGAGGTGGATGCTGCTATCGCTCCCGGCTGTTGCCTGGATATCGTGGAAAAGCGTCTGATTTGCTCGACTCGTTTCACTTGCATAGTCGAGGCGCGTAGTACCAATGTTGTCGCTTGAAAAGCACTCTATATAGTTTCCTTTTGAACATGATCCAGAATCTAGAAATAATTAGATAATTAGATTTGCTTCATATGTTTCAATAGATTATTACTTAATTGTTCCTGAACAAAATTTAATAGccagtttaaaaaaaattgtattatctTTTACCATTAAGTATAAATTAGGTCTATTTTCCCAAAAGAGAAATATCCTATAAGCATTCATTTAGATACTCAGATACATTTCTATTTGACTATAAAAGTGATGGTCCTTTCTAAGTTATTATTTGAAAGTCGAAAGAGTTAATTGAATAAAGCTTACCAATGCATCGTAATCGGCTGTCGAATGCTCGTCAATCGAAAATTCAAGCACATGACCAGGTTCGTATTAGGCGAGCAGATTTTAGGGTAAGTTTAGCGTCGTCTCCTCCACCGTAAAACCACGTGACATCTCGTCCTTGCAGGATCAGGGTAGTATTCCTTTGAACAATTAACGTACGTTGTCTAAAACTGTTGCaaaaaaactaaaaattattttctgaaatatataataaaatatgaaagatGTTCAAAAGCATAAACAGCACACCTCTGTGGTATAAAgctaaaaattattattacgttCTCTGCAGGATAAATGTTCTTCAGTGATTCATCTCTGGACATTGCATGctattttctaatttacatCCACGCAGAAGGCATAGTTAGAAACTTACTCAAAGCTTAGTATGTTTTCTTAGTAACTCTGTAACTTTCATATTCATAGATGCTGTATATATTATCTAATGCTGCATCATGCAACtggattaaaattaattcatattCTCTGTTCTATTTCAAGACACAGAGTCGTCTTCTCCTTCTGCTTCTTCTGCTTCTCCTAAACTATTTCATAATATGTAAATCACTTCAACGATAGaacttattatttatatacatacagaAAAAAATACCCAACTGTTGCGCCTGTTCGACCGCAACGCTTTCTCCCGCGGTTTGTGCATCAATACAATTTACCAAGCCGTTCGCCAGAGAGCGTACCGCATCAATAGGTTCGATATATTGAAACGTCAACCGGCAGAGGGTGGGAGAAAAAGGAAGTTGACACAAAACGATACATGCTTGACGCACCGGAACCCACGCTCTTGAACGATGCTGCGCCCCTGGTAGTTGGAGATGCGTTGTGTCTTTCGAATGGCGACGAGAGTGCCTCGGTACAAACTGAACGACGACTGCAAGACAATGATGGCGTTGATCGAGACACCGGTCAACCGCAAAAAGAACGAATGACGGAAGACGGAGGCGGTCTTTCCTGATCCTTCGGTTGTCCGGCAAAAAATGGCAAGCCCCCTTGGCTCGCCTCTTGGCATAATGGGGCGCCATGAACGAGTGCTGGTGCGCCTAGCCTCTGTTATTATTTCGCGACAATCTCAACCATAGTGGGAGGTAGCCAAGGGgaggttaaaaaaaaaaagagaggaacGACCCGTTCGTTCAATTTAAGCCGATAATCGCGCGGTGGCGGACGATGAAAATCGATGGTTCACGCGAAGTGCGCATGTCATCCGTTTGCGGAACTCGCGCTTCGCCCGACggggaaaagaagaaatttcttttttctgttatCCTGGTGTCACTGTGGTCCCTGGCATTCTTTTCATTGTTCACCCATTCGCTTCCCCTTTTTCCATATATCTTAAAGTAGCTCGTTCTATttgaattcaataaaaattaaattatgttcCAGGTGTGAATTATGAAGATGCTTTAAGAGATGGTCTGCTGCTTTGCAAATTGATGAACAAACTGCAGCCAGGTCTCGTCAGTAAAATCAACACATCTGGCGGTGATTATAAGATGATGGACAATCTAAATCAGTATGTATCATATTATAACACGTCTTAATTATATCAAAGCCAAAAATGAAGTGCATGCTCAATATATACTAACCTATTTACAATACCTGTTGCATAGAACAGGAATACGATGAAATATCAATACACAGAAAGAATAATCCCTCTAATTTATACAAGTGGAACTTCCTTTGATTTCATGCTTCCCTGCTGTGCATTCGACTTTACGCAATCGACAGTGTTTTGCTTCTGAACGATTCTCGACTGCAACCTATCGACGTCGAAAGAGCATTGCTTACCTCGCCGGAATCGAGAGATCTAGCGATATTCGATTATTGATCTCGAACTGTCCCCTCGAGAGCCTTCGTGCAACCGCGAAACCCAAACGCGTTATCTTTCTGAAACATGAACAGATATCAACCACGCTTGAAATTATCACTGTCACAATACATGCGGAAGTAAGAAGATATATCTATTACAggaattattataatttctataattGTCTCTTTGTACCTTCTTTTTTGTCTTACTTTTAATTAGTATAACAATTAACTTGTTTGATCCCAGTGGTTCCACGATGAAGCACCGTCGCGTTAGATTGAAATCCAAAGAAACTGGCAAAGTGTAAAGAGATATCTTGATAATTTCTTCGGACAAAGTGCAACGACCATGACGTTTCTTGCATTTGACCATCGCGTTTGCGTGCGCATGTCGGCAATTGGCGCGTTTTCAATGTTTAAGAGCGCTTTCCTGAGTAGTGGGGCAAACGATGCGCAGCGCGGCCACTCCGCGTTACTCCCTTTCTACGCGGACTGCATAAACAATACAGAGGTTGTGGACTTCCGTCGTATGCTCCGTTCGTTTCTACGTTACTGATACCCAGAGAGCTCGTTAACACTGGCCTGCCTCACGTTTCTTGCATCACGAGACACGTCGTGTCGGATACCGACAAAATGGCGACTCCATAAACGAGCAACACTCGAGTTTTAAGCTGATCTCTTTCAATATTAccttctaaaataaaaaatattgttattttatttcacatcGTGTATACCACTGTTGTAGATTTGTTTTAGTTATCAGAATAGTTAGATGCGTTGTACTGTTTAATGAGATATTCCCTTACGATTTGCATATATCCATTACAAGATTAAAGAGATTTCAATGATTATCCCTGGGGCTTAGAACAATTACCTGTAACCGTATCGTTCTCATATCCTGCTCTCCTATTAAAAAGGGACGCCGGACGCGTTAATTCCACGCCGTGGAAAGCGGAAATCTGTGTAACTGCAGCTATTATGTACGCATTTCAGATTCCAAAAGGCCTGTGTAAAATATGGAGTTCCAGACGTGGACCTGTTCCAAGCAGTCGATCTTATAGAAAGGAAGAACATAGCGCAAGTGACCAACACCATCTTCGCCATCGGCCGTGCTGtaatgatttaaataaaatatatgttttCGTAGAATTTTATGTAGTCTCAGGGAAATTAACAAAATGATATTGATTTACAGACATACCGACACCCAGAGTGGCGTGGCCCTTGGTTAGGACCAAAACCAGCAGAAGAGAACAAACGACACTTCACAGAGGAGCAATTAAGGGCTGGTGAGACTCTCATTGGACTTCAAGCTGGTACCAACAAAGGGGCTACTCAAGCTGGTCAGAGCTTCGGTGCTACCAGAAAAATTCTTCTTGGAAAATAATGTTCACGAAATATATGACGCTATTAAGGTCTTTTAATAGTTCAAGAccaattttagaaaaaatccGCATTCGTATCATGAAACGAACATTGATAAGAACATCATTAATCCTGTTAATAGTTATGATTTAGATATACAATAATAGTCATTAATTGTGATATTCAACATTATCAGTACAATGTTCtaaataaaaacattattGTAATATGCTGCTCCAATAAATACACAATTCATATATCAATTAGAGAGTGTTATTATGATATACCTATCCATGCAATAATGCTCCTGTCTCGACGTGCACGCGCGTTTCCTTGTCAGTAGTATAAGAACACGGATGTACGGCCAAGAAGAAATACACTATCGAGGTTGACATGTAAAGCGTTCTCGCAATACGTGTACATATTCGTACTAGCTTACGTACGCAGGTAGAGAAGCACGTACATGACGATGAGCCACGTACGTGACAGCAACGATGAGTAGGCGTGACGTGTACGTATACGCATTACACGCATTCCTCGAACAGTTTCTACACCGCAAGGCTCCCCATTGAACAGACAAACATCTCGAGCTAGGAGGTTGACAATCCACCCGTTATCCTCGTAGTTTCATTCATAACTCGGTCGAtcatttgaagaaaattttctgCTACCATACAATTACTTACATAAGCTGCATTTTTGTCCACcttaaattttacattattaatcatatacctatttaaattatacagTAGTAAGAGAGAATATCATGTTACCGTAAAGCAATTAACTTAAAAGACAGAAAGTATTGTACAacaattttatgttttttagTTTTTATACAATACTTTGAAAATGGTGCCGCTCGCGCCATCTAGCGGCGAAACGCGGAACTTTGAACTATTGGTACATTATCGGTACCGCGCATTtgtacaaatttaataaatacctATAATATTAGAACAATACTTGCacaatattttcaaatgtttGAGTTAATTACTGCCTGATAATATGATATTCTTTCCTGTCACGATACCAATTGAATACATAGTTACAACGTTGTGTAAGATGATGCTGGTGTCCATGATCACATTTCTAAGAAACATCTCTCAATGGAAGTCGATGAAACAGAACGAGGAACCTCGATATCTCTTGTTAGTCCCGAGAAATGACGTGTTAGGTGGTTGATCGTGGGGCAGGCCAGTTCTTGGGGTCCCCctgtaataaaattgtataatcAGTAAGAAGGTTTGTTAATCTGACCGTTGAGAAGCTTGTAATCTCTTTAAGATCTACTCTTCTAATCAGCCACTGTGTTCTAGTAGCAGGATCGCAGGAAGAACAGAAAATACATCATCACCCACGCCAATAAGAAACAAACTTCCTTACTTATTCTGAGTTCCTACTGAAAGGGGAGCGCTGCGGAGTGGCCGCTCCGCGCATCACTGCACCCCACTATTCTTCACGCACTCGTAAACCGCGTACATACGAATCATGTTCACCTTTTAGATTTTAGACCCTTCTTAATGCAACTGTAATTATCTCCACTATAAAATACAGATTACGTAGTCAATTGTTGGATAGTTCTTACAGATCCGATATTCTTCGGCAAGAATTATTTCCTTTTACCAAAGTCGATACACTACcagattaataaaattcatactaccgttttataattaatgatCTATAGCACAACTACCACCTGTTCTTATACATTATTATGATATTTGTATGGGTTTGTTAGATATATCAGTTAGATTTTCGACGAAGTTTGTCCGATCACGGTTTTGGTATAAGTGTCATGCCGACTCTCATGATCCTCTTACCAGAAGATGCAATATCTTCCCCACTCTGTGGCCAGATCCTTCTAGAACACCCTTATCTCTTTACACGTGCCGTGCAGCACCATGACCTCgggtcatcggccacacgcACGGTACCTTTGAAGATCGGCGATCGAACTCTCTATCGCCGATTCATAAAGAAAACATCCACGACTCTCAGAATTTGTAACGCTTCAAGTATCAACTACCGGCGAACCCcaagtccgatgacagacataGGGTTCCGACATCGACACCTTCGATATCTTTGAAAAGCAGGTCAAAGCCCCAAACGCATCGACGCTAACAGGTTATACAgagtgttcgacaacaggtgggaaaaattttaaggggtgattctagggatgaaaataagacgaaaatcaagaataacgaaatagcgtttgcggctttgttttccagtaattaacgtttaaacattcgagtaaaaagcgcctgaaacctgcaacccgcccagcaccgacgactgaacgtcaggtctgCAGGGgaaggtacagtcataactaagaatcattgaatagtagaaacttacctcatgctattctgtttctcggtactgcagcattcggctttgattcttggttatgactgtaccgacccctgctgacctgacgttcaatcgtcggtgctgggcgggttgcaggtttcaggcgctttttattcgaatttttaaatgttaattactggaaaacaaagccgcaaacgctatttcgttattcttgattttcgtcttattttcatccctagaatcaccccttaaaattttacccacctgttgtcgaacaccctgtatatcatGCATAATGAAGAAATAAGGATGTTGCATTTTAGTAAGTATATAGATAGTGTTTCTATGTTAATGATATTGGAagggaaaatattaattatacaaactTGATGAATCGAGGGTCAATGAATAAATTGGTTCTGTTTCATTTCAGTAAATCCATACGTGCGTAGAAAAGTCGGAACATCTGTGGTCTACCTACCATGAAAGCTCTTTATTTTCCTGGTATTCTGTTCATGCGGAGTTCATTGGTACGTTTCCACGACGCTCTGTACTGTAACATTCATTGCAATCGAATCTCAGTGACCTACAAATGGATTATCCGCCTTTTACGTGCAACCATACCTCTTTAATTGGTATGCCTTCCGAGTAAATGGTCGATTCTAGTCGATCGACAAACATGTTTTGCAGTTATCATTGCATCGAATGTTCCAAAGAGTAGAGTTTCCTCTCTAAGGACGTTTGaaggttaattaatttaatatcgcATTTGCAACGATGATcggaaaatgtttttttaatgcATACTTATTTACATTTCTTTTCAGAATGTACTTGTTGTATGCGTTAAGGTCAAACTAGCAGGAAAAAGAATAAGTTGGATCTTAAAATAATGATCAAAGAGATATTCAATGTTCCTTCTATCGCAGCAATAACAATATATTTTCCTGTTCGTATCTTATATCTTACTTATAAATAGGATAGATGATGTGAAAGAATCATTCATTCTTGAAATGATATTATATTctgtacaataaaataaagtttttCTTGTAATAAGTTTGTGgtcaattaatttcattaccATTCATCTTCAACTGCTACAAAGATTGCGTTTTGCGTTCAGCTAAGAAATAAATGGGTTCGTGTTTTACTCCAACGGTCCTATGTGTTAATCACaattatcatttcatttttattataatgcGTTCTATCTtaagattttctatttttataccGGTAGAGCGACTGATCTTTCTGCCATCTGTGAACTAACAAGAAAATTCTTTATGTGAGTTGTACAGCACGACCTCGACTCCGGATTTGTGTGTTCTAGAAGAAATGGACGGTTGTATCTATAATGTGCACTGTAAAAGGTATTTTGCGTACCGTTGCCTGATTAAACAATAAGTTCGACGCAATTATTCTCTATTAACGTTTGTGAAATGATGTATGATATACTTATTATACTTTAGTTTTGTGCGAGCTTATGTCACAAACTGATTATTTcttcaatattcttttacaTTTTGTTATTTCATTGTACTTCAAAACATTTGAAGATTAATAATGTTTTTGTATAAtaatctttttaaatatttccattATATTTAACCTTGTAATTGTATAAGTTATACAACTTTCCTGAAATTCCATATGTTTATATTCTTACATATTATCTGTAACATTCAACGGTTTATAAGATTACATTTAATGGTAATCttctatattatatatcatgcgatatttgtaattaactattattttatatactttatTTGTACACAGGTAAATGTAACATTTCTTTGTTCAACGAAGCTTCCAAGAATTCATTAAATAATAGCTAACAATATTAGTTATACCTGGTGAGAAATAGTTGTGCAACATGCCTTCCACTTGTGGTGATACAATTGATATGGCTGGTAATTAAAccaattaaattgaatattagcCTGatatatattgcattatacattaattctaaattcttattattattcataatacTTTAAAGGAATTTCACAATCTGCAACTGTAGAAGGAATTTCTAGCACCGATAGTGTTGGTACTCATAGCGATATTTCTGGGCATACTACAATCTCAGGGAGACCTAGAATGGATGTAGCTTGTGTTCTAGATCTACAGCAACCAGAACTCTTGGCTCAGAGAAGAAGAGCCTTGGAGGAAGTTAGACAAGCATGTAATTTAGTCAATGCTAATATGCATCATATACAGGTAAAATTGTTTTTCTCATTAGAACctataaaatgtaatattggAATCATACGAATTTTGTGATTTTTTCAGTTTGAAAAACTGGATTTTGGAGAAACAAATGTACTTGATACATTTTACAATGCGGATGTAGCTGTTGTGGACTTAAGTATTCAGCTACAAcagtctgctttattttatcaTCTTGGTGTTAGAGAAAGTTTTGGtatgaaagaaaatatccTGTTACATAATGATGTAGATACAGAAACAACTATTAGGCTCAAGGTATATTTATATCAACCTATGTATATgttgtatttaaaaatcattgttTAACATAAAATTTTGTCATTTATAGTTATCATGTGGAAGCTACACATTCGTTTCATACCGTGTAGTAGAATGCGGTTCATGTGTAGCTACAAATCCAGCTACTACTAGAATCACTGGTGATGAAGTAGTAGATCCAAAGCAACACCTCACATTGAAACTTAAAAAGCTGTTTCAAGATGTTGAAGTACAATCTAAGtatgttttcatttttcactGATTTATTATCATATGGTTTTTTATAGATAAGAAACCAAAACACGTTATTCCTTTGTCTTAATTATGTCACGGTAAAGAAGCGAATAGTTTCTTATCTTATCATTTTGTACATAGAATTGATTTAAAGCATTTGTTCtactattaaaaaatttttctaaaagaTGTGTAATGAACTTGACCTTATTGCGATATTGATGTTATGcttgatatttttcttatagAGCACATATGAAAGAAAAGTTCCTAGCGGATTTACGTAAAGCACGTGAAACATATTCGGGTGAAGAACTTTCAAAGGCCTTGAACAACATGCGCAAACGTTTAGATGATCCAAATGTTTTATCTGGGGAGGTTGTTCTGAATGTTCTTATATCGTTCCGTGAAATACAGGTAGGCGTATTTAAATGAGTGtcctttgaaataaatttttccaacATCTGACATTATGTATGTTCAGGATTATGATGCAATGGTACAATTAGTTGATGATCTGAGAACAATTCCGACCCACAAAAATTACATAAACACCCCGGCTATTCGGTATCTATACGCCTTTGCGTTAAATCGAAGGAATAAAGAGGGTGATAGAGAAAGGGCATTAAAAGTTATAGAGAAAGCCttagagaagaaagaaaatcatgTTCCTGATATGTTATGTTTGTGTGGCAGAATATACAAAGATAAATTTGTAGAAAGTAGGCATACTGATTTAGAAAGTTTAAAGTGTGCTATCCATTGGTACAGAAAAGGTTTCGAGGTATTTATATattgttttcttctttaaatatAAAGAAGAATATTTGAATCACGGgtcttatttaattataatttctgtATTTAGGTTCAACCAAATGAGTATGCAGGGATAAATCTCGCCACATTGTTGGTTATAGCAGGAAACGAATTTTCAAAAAGTGAAGAATTGCAACACATTGGAATGATACTGAATAATCTTATTGGGAAGAAGGGTAGTTTGTCAAGTTTGAAGGACTATTGGGACGTGGCCACATTTTTTGAGATCAGTGTGTTAGCCGAGGATTACTCTAAAGCTATTCAAGCCGCAGAATGTATGTTCAAATTGAAGCCGCCGAACTGGTAAATATCTAATACCTCTGAAagtatttaatattgaaataaaaaatggatgTTAATGAGATTGTTTGTTAATAGGTACCTGAAATCAACAATAGGGAACATATCGCTGATAGATAGATTTCGTAAAAAGAACGACGAAGCCGAGGTTTCACCAGAGGAGCAAATATTTAGTTTTTGGATGGACTACTTTGTCGAAGCTACAAAATCGGAAGTTGGAGATAGTATACGGTTTCCAGTAAGTTGATAAATGGAATCGTTCTACAAAGGATCCAGTTTCTAATTCGGGAGACTATGGCTTATAATATTGTGTTACCAATCCAGCTTACTTCTGTACATTTTGGGTCAAAGtaagaataatataaaactGCTCTTAGTGCAGGTTCTTAGACTGACTTTAATGAATCAATTTTCCATTACAACAGGTTCCAGTGAAAAGGTGAATTAGTCGCtaacctttcttttttcagctCTTAGTGCTGGAGCCGACGAAGATCTTGATGCCGAGCTACGTAAACGTTAATTTGGGAGCTGAAGAGAAATCGGTACAGATTTGGAATTTGTGCTTGGATAATATGAAGAATAACTGCAAGCAAGTTCACGATTGGTTGTTCACCGCGAACATGATACGTAGTGTAAGCTTGTACAAGAGGGATGAACGTTGTCTTTTTTTATACGTTCATCAAAACTCTGATGATTTCCAAATGTATTTCCCGTCTGTACAATGCAGACAAAGGTTCTATGATTTGATTTTGGAAATGACCAGAGACCAAGAGGGCATGGTTACAGATTTGGATGCTTACATGACTGATGACAGAATGAAGGTTTGCAGAGAGTTTTTAGATCTTagaaagaatttaattaaatttcttttgttaATATCTGCCTTATTATAGTTCGAGTATGAACTGGATGATCAAAATAAACGAATAATGCTCGGTAAAGGCACCTATGGAGTCGTTTACGCCGCTCGAGATTTAAACACTCAAGTTAGAATTGCAGTGAAAGAAATACGTGAACGAAATCTAGGAGACGTACAACCCCTACACGAGGAGATTAAATTACACAGTCAACTGAGACATAGAAACATCGTGCAATATCTTGGTTCTGTAAGCGAAGATGGAtacttcaaaatatttatggAACAAGTTCCAGGAGGTAAATCAATAAGATTGTACAGTATCGATCAATATATTACTGTAT
The genomic region above belongs to Osmia bicornis bicornis chromosome 9, iOsmBic2.1, whole genome shotgun sequence and contains:
- the LOC114878286 gene encoding mitogen-activated protein kinase kinase kinase 15 isoform X1, coding for MPSTCGDTIDMAGISQSATVEGISSTDSVGTHSDISGHTTISGRPRMDVACVLDLQQPELLAQRRRALEEVRQACNLVNANMHHIQFEKLDFGETNVLDTFYNADVAVVDLSIQLQQSALFYHLGVRESFGMKENILLHNDVDTETTIRLKLSCGSYTFVSYRVVECGSCVATNPATTRITGDEVVDPKQHLTLKLKKLFQDVEVQSKAHMKEKFLADLRKARETYSGEELSKALNNMRKRLDDPNVLSGEVVLNVLISFREIQDYDAMVQLVDDLRTIPTHKNYINTPAIRYLYAFALNRRNKEGDRERALKVIEKALEKKENHVPDMLCLCGRIYKDKFVESRHTDLESLKCAIHWYRKGFEVQPNEYAGINLATLLVIAGNEFSKSEELQHIGMILNNLIGKKGSLSSLKDYWDVATFFEISVLAEDYSKAIQAAECMFKLKPPNWYLKSTIGNISLIDRFRKKNDEAEVSPEEQIFSFWMDYFVEATKSEVGDSIRFPLLVLEPTKILMPSYVNVNLGAEEKSVQIWNLCLDNMKNNCKQVHDWLFTANMIRSVSLYKRDERCLFLYVHQNSDDFQMYFPSVQCRQRFYDLILEMTRDQEGMVTDLDAYMTDDRMKFEYELDDQNKRIMLGKGTYGVVYAARDLNTQVRIAVKEIRERNLGDVQPLHEEIKLHSQLRHRNIVQYLGSVSEDGYFKIFMEQVPGGSLSALLRSKWGPLKENESTIAYYTKQILEGLKYLHDQKIVHRDIKGDNVLVNTYSGVVKISDFGMSKRLAGLCPSTETFTGTLQYMAPEVIDKGQRGYGAPADIWSLGCTIVEMATGKPPFIELGSPQAAVFKVGYYKIHPEIPSELSERAKSFILRCFEPNPDIRATAAELLEDPFLNEKKKTSRLVAPPDFGRSISVPADRVERSGKSDKTNNNHVVSASPIQTSQSDDSGGLTKSSPLRERSPAHLLSPIRMPTATLSFNSTIGNTPSIETSETDTGGASMTRRSSSGGLLSPEVELGGQPGPKTGEEQEGFYLLKKDSQRRMTLTRVLTQDEAKICEVWMRGIYQAEGQTVLQMSHLELLMRALRDYIAEQHHEVIVTAIRTLKEELDFDSTAINHLNLAIYLFQTAVNEVLRMHSIKPHWMFALDNLVRNAVQAAITVLSPELGANLLGQERVQPGGQGPEEGSTSGVSTVNSVKSQKTGDSLDNKYWKEYRDQMGALKMENMKLLQELIESQKSYQTLLQQILDEQRAQVNTLTRLCENINRKAMRQESGYNSSISGNMVQPAVSLIVSDSNSSAVPCTDQALVEWLQNLQIDEASIERFMYEQYTLKDVLEHVSRDDIRRLNLRGGIELRIWQAIMNHRQNND